The window CAGGCCGCCTTGCGCTCCTGCGGCAGCCAGCGCTCCAGCTTCAGGCCGACCGCATGCCAGGCCTGCCGGTAGGCCACCGTGACCGCGGTGATGAGCAGGGCGATGCCGAGCGCCAGCGTCAGGGCGCTGGCCCAGGCCTTGGTGACGCCGGTCGCGTGCATCAGGGCGATCGTCGCCAGCGCCGCCGGGATGCTGCCCATCAGCAACTGCTTCAGGATGTCGTGGTCGATGTGCTGCTGCCGCCAATGGGCGATGGAGCCCGAGATCTTGGTCAGCCCGGCGAACCAGAGATCGGTCCCGATGGCCACTGCCGGCGGCAGCCCGAACACGCCCAGCATCAGCGGTGTCATCAGCGAGCCGCCGCCGACGCCGGTCATGCCGACAATGGCGCCTACGCCGAAACCGATCAACACCGCGATGAAGTCCATGTATGCCTGTTGCGCCGCCGCAAAAATGCCGCAGTGTCGAACTGTAGGGACCGCATGAGCAAATGCGAACAACAGATAAATGAGTTGCTTATCCGCCAGAGGAATAAAGAATCTTGGGTCGAGCCGTTTTGATGTCTGACAACTTTCCTGTCTCGCACCGGCGGCGCTGCCTGCTTGCCGGCGCGGGCGGGTTGCTGGCGTTGGCCAGCTGCTCGACGACGGCGCCGCCCGCCACGGCTCCCGCGCCGCCAGTGGCGGCTGCGCCGTTGCCGCCGCTCCGGCCGCCGCGCATCGGCCTCGCGCTGGGCGGCGGCGCCGCCCGCGGCTTCGCCCACATCGGCGTGATCCAGGTGCTGGAGGAGCAGGGGATCCGGCCCGACCTCGTGGTCGGTACCTCGGCCGGCAGCTTGGTGGCGGCCCTGTGGGCGGCCGGCCACAGCGGCGCCGAACTCGGCGCGCTGGCCGAGAGCATGGACGAATCGGCCTTGACCGACTGGATGTATCCGGGGCGCGGCCTGCTGCGCGGTGAGGGCTTGGCGCGCTACGTGCGCGAGCACACCGACGGCCGGCAGATCGAGGCCATGAAGCTGCCGCTCGGCATCGTCGCCACCGATCTGGCAAGCGGCGAAGCCATCCTGTTCCAGCGCGGCGACCCGGGTGTCGCGGTGCGGGCGTCGAGCGCGGTGCCGGCGGTGTTCCAGCCGGTCCGGATCGGTGCCCGCGAATACGTCGATGGCGGCCTGGTCGCGCCGGTGCCGGTGCAGTTCGCCCGGCAGATGGGGGCCGAACTGGTCATCGCGGTGGACATCTCTGCAGCCACCGAGGGCCAGCCGACCGGCGACGCCCTCAAGATGTTGCTGCAGACCTTTGCGATCATGGGCCGCAATCTTGGCCAGTACCAGTTGCGCGAGGCGGACGTCGTGATGCGCCCCAAGCTGCAGGGCGTGTCCGGTGCCGATTTCGGTGCCCGCCGGCTGTCGGTGCTGGCCGGACGCGAGGCCGCGCTGACGACGCTGGCCGATCTGCGCACCCGCATCGCGGCCAAGACGCACCGCTGACGCGACGAAGGAAAGTTGCCGCACCAATAAAAACGGCCCGGAGCAAGTCCGGGCCGAAAGGTACCTGGAACCGATGTTCGCAAGGGTACCGAGGAGACAACCTAACGGTCAGACGCCACGGGCAGCGCGGCGTCTCACACCCATCAGATGGAGGGCAGTCTCACAAGTTCAATACGCCACGCAAAGAAAGTGGCGTCTGCCGGGCGGACGCGCCACCCGGCCCAGTCAGATCAGCGGCGCGCCTTGGTGGCGGCAGCGGTGGCCTTGACGGCGTTGGTGTTCAGCGCCTGGAAGTTGGCTTCGGCCACGTCCTGGGCTTGCTTGGCGGCCTTCGTCACGCTCTCGAGCGCGTTGTTGGCAGCGGCGACGGCCGACTTCACCAGCGCGGCGGCATTCTCGGTGCCGGCCGGGGCGTTCTTGATCGCGGTGTCGACCACGGCCAGGAAGCTCTTTTGCGCTTCGCTGATCTTGCCTTCGGCGATCTTGCTCACTTCGGCGTTGGTGCCCGAGGCGATGTCGTACAGGTGGCGGCTGTAGGCTGCGGCCTTTTCGGCGGCGGGCTGCAGCAGGTTGGCTTGCAGCGCCAGCAGTTCTTGCGCGTCCTTGGCCGACAGGGTGGCCTTGGCGTGCTCGGCGACTTCACCGAGGCCGGACTTCGCGACTTGCAGGTTCAGCTCGACGAGCTTCTCGACGCCTTCGAAGGCCTTGTTGGTGAGACCGAACAGGGTCTCGAGGTTGGCCTTGTGTGCAGCGATGATTTGTTCGGCGGTCAGCATGTGGAGGTCTCCAGAGGTTGCGGGTCAGTGGGGCTGCAACGTTTGGTGCACTGCAGCATAGGATGAAGTATACGAGTGCAGCCGCCGCTTTCAAGTCTTTTTTGTTGCGTTGCAGCAATTTAGTTGCCGACCCCTAGAAGGGCCTCGGGACAGGCGTGCGGGCGGCCGTGCAGAACGCGCGACACAATCCGCGCTCCCATGCACGCCTACTACAGCGACCACTACGTCCTGCCGCTGCCGGCGGGCCATCGTTTCCCGATGGCGAAGTACCGGATGCTGCGGGACCGGCTGGCCGCCGAACTGCCGGCGTTGCGGCTGGTCGAGGCGCCGGCTGCCAGCGACGGCGAGCTCGCGCTGGCGCACGAGCCGGCGTGGGTGAACGCGGTGCTGGACGGCACGCTGAGCGCCACGCAGCAGCGAGAGATCGGTTTTCCCTGGTCGGAGGCGATGGTCGAGCGCTCTCGCCGCTCGGTGGGGGCGACGATCGCTGCCGCGCGCCGCGCGCTGGACGAGGGCGTGGCGGCCAATCTGGCGGGCGGCACCCACCACGCGTCGGCCGACAAGGGATCGGGCTATTGCGTCTTCAACGACATTGCCGTGGCCGCACGGCTGATGCAGGCCGAGTGGCACCGGGCGCGGCGCACGTTGCTGCGGGTCGCCGTGATCGACCTCGACGTGCACCAGGGCAACGGCACCGCGGCGATCTTCCGCGACGACCCGACCGTCTTCACGCTCTCGCTGCACGGCGAGAAGAACTTTCCCTTCCGCAAGGAGGCGAGCGACCTCGACGTCGAACTGCCCGATGGCTGCCGCGATGCGGCTTATCTGGCGGCGCTGGACGGAGCGCTCGCCACCTTGTGGGCGCGGCACAGCGACGCGCCGCCCGGCCTGGTGTTCTACCTGGCCGGCGCCGATCCGCACGAAGGCGACCGGCTGGGCCGCCTGCGGCTCAGCGCGGCGGGGCTGGCCGAGCGGGACCGGCGCGTGTTCGCCGCCTGCGCCGAGCGCGGCATCCCGGTGGTCATGACGATGGGGGGCGGCTACGGCGTGAACATCGACGACACCGTGACGGTCCAGCTGGCGAGCTACCGCGAGGCGCTTGCCGGCTGGTCGGCCTGGCGGGCACGGGCGGTGGTCACTGCGGACGGGACGGCCGCCGCCGGCCTCCGATAATGGATCGCATGTCCGAGACCCCGCCGCCTCCCGACCGACCTGCACCGCGACCGCGCGGCGACTTCCGCTGCTTCCGCGCCATCGCCACGCGCTGGATGGACAACGACGTCTACGGCCACGTCAACAACGTCGTCTACTACAGCTACTTCGATACGGCGGTGAACGGCTACCTGATCGACGCCGGGGTGCTGGACATTCACGCCGGGCCGGTGATCGGCCTGGTGGTCGAGACGCAATGCCGCTACTTCGCGCCGCTGGCCTTCCCGCAGCCGATCGAGGCCGGACTGCGCGTCGCGAGCCTGGGCCGCTCCAGCGTGCGCTATGAGGTCGGGCTGTTCGCCCACGGCGACGTGACGAGCGCCGCGCACGGCCACTTCGTGCATGTCTACGTGGACCGCGCGACGCGCCGCCCGGTCGACTTGCCGGCGGCGCTGCGACAGGCGCTGGAAGCGCTGCAGTGACGGGGACGCGACGGCGAAGGAGGGCCGCATGACCGGGCGGTCGACGGCGGTCCTGCCGGTGTTCGACGCCGAGGCCACTGCGGCGCTGCTGCCGGCGGCTCCGCTGGTCGATGCCGTCGCCGATGCCATGCGCGCCCGGCGGGCGGGGCGGCTGGCAGCACCCGAGCGCGGCGTCCTGCCGCTGCCGGAGGGTGGCCGCTACCTGGTCATGCCGGCCGCCGACGAGCACCTGGCTCTCACGAAGTCGCTCACCGTCCATCCGGGCCGGGCCGCGCACGGCCTGCCGACGATCCAGGGGCAGGTGCTGGTGGCCGACGCACGCGACGGCCGGCCGCTGATGCTGCTGGACGCCCCGACGCTCACCGCGCGCCGCACCGCCGCCGTCACGGCGCTCGGCCTGCGCGTACTCTCGACCGCGCCGGTCCGGTCGGTGGCCTTGCTGGGCACCGGCGCGCAGGCGCTGGCGCACGCGCGCGTGCTGGCTGAACTGGGCGAGGTGAGGGCGCTGCATGTCGTGGGCCGGACGACGGCGCAGGCCGACGCGTTCGCTGAGCGGCTGGCGGCCGAACTGGGCAGCGTCGAGCTCACGGCACATGGCCATCTTGCCGACGCCCTCCGTACAGCGCAGGCCGTCGTGACACTGACCACGAGCCTGCGGCCGGTCTTGCCGGACCAACAGCCCGCCGGCCTGCTGGTGGTCGGCGTCGGGGCTTTCACGCCGCAAATGGCCGAGTTGCCGCCAGCGCTGCTGCGGGCGCGCCGCGTCGTCGTCGATGCGCTCGACGGCGCACGCCACGAAGCCGGCGACCTGATCCAGGCGGCAGTGGTCTGGTCCGGCGTCACCGAACTCGTCGACCATCTCGATGCCCGGCCGGAAGGTGGCGCTGCGCCGGTGTTCAAGACCGTCGGCCATGCCGCCTGGGATCTGGCGGCCGCCCACGTCGCGCAGCGTATGCTCACAACTTCCTGACAACTGATATATCAATGCTGACCGTCGCACTCCACCCCCGCCGCGCCGCGCGATGGCATTTCATTCTGCTGGCGTTGGTCGGTTGCCTGCCCACCGTCGCGGGGGCGGCCGAGATCGACGGCAGTGCCCTCGGCGTGGTCTGGGCGGTCCCGTTCGCAGGCATCCTGCTGTCCATCGCCCTGATGCCGCTGCTGGTGCCCGCCTTCTGGCACCACCACTACGGCAAGGTCGCACTCGGCTGGGCGGCGGCCTTCATGCTGCCGTTCGGCGCGCTGTTCGGCGCCGGCGCCGCCGCTGCGGCATTGGTCCATGCGGCGCTGGCGGAATACATCCCGTTCATCATCCTGCTGACCGCGCTGTTCACGGTGGCCGGTGGCATCCACATCCGCGGGAACTTCCACGGCAGCCCGGGCTTCAACGTGGTGCTGATGGCGATCGGCGCGGTGCTGGCGAGCTTCATGGGCACCACCGGGGCGTCGATGCTGCTGATCCGACCGCTGATCCGCGCCAACGACAACCGCCGGCATGCGGCGCATGTCGTCATCTTCTTCATCTTCATCGTCTCGAACGCAGGCGGTTCGCTGACGCCGCTGGGCGACCCGCCGCTGTTCCTCGGCTTCCTGAAGGGGGTGGACTTCTTCTGGACGGTGAAGCACATCTTTCCCGAGACGCTGTTCCTGGTCGGTGCGCTGCTGGCCATCTTCTATGTGATCGACCGCCACTACTACGTGAAGGAAGGTGTGTGCCCGGTCGACCCGACGCCCGAC is drawn from Methylibium petroleiphilum PM1 and contains these coding sequences:
- a CDS encoding sulfite exporter TauE/SafE family protein, giving the protein MDFIAVLIGFGVGAIVGMTGVGGGSLMTPLMLGVFGLPPAVAIGTDLWFAGLTKISGSIAHWRQQHIDHDILKQLLMGSIPAALATIALMHATGVTKAWASALTLALGIALLITAVTVAYRQAWHAVGLKLERWLPQERKAAWTVASGVVLGVLVSLSSIGAGAIGATLILLLHPRIETRRLVGTDIAHAVPLTLVAGIGHATLGHVDWLLLVTLLVGSIPGIWIGAQLTRQLPDRLVRGFLCTALVAAGVKVIY
- a CDS encoding patatin-like phospholipase family protein yields the protein MSDNFPVSHRRRCLLAGAGGLLALASCSTTAPPATAPAPPVAAAPLPPLRPPRIGLALGGGAARGFAHIGVIQVLEEQGIRPDLVVGTSAGSLVAALWAAGHSGAELGALAESMDESALTDWMYPGRGLLRGEGLARYVREHTDGRQIEAMKLPLGIVATDLASGEAILFQRGDPGVAVRASSAVPAVFQPVRIGAREYVDGGLVAPVPVQFARQMGAELVIAVDISAATEGQPTGDALKMLLQTFAIMGRNLGQYQLREADVVMRPKLQGVSGADFGARRLSVLAGREAALTTLADLRTRIAAKTHR
- the phaP gene encoding TIGR01841 family phasin (Members of this family are phasins (small proteins associated with inclusions such as PHA granules). Note that several different families of phasins have been named PhaP despite very little sequence similarity to each other.), which translates into the protein MLTAEQIIAAHKANLETLFGLTNKAFEGVEKLVELNLQVAKSGLGEVAEHAKATLSAKDAQELLALQANLLQPAAEKAAAYSRHLYDIASGTNAEVSKIAEGKISEAQKSFLAVVDTAIKNAPAGTENAAALVKSAVAAANNALESVTKAAKQAQDVAEANFQALNTNAVKATAAATKARR
- a CDS encoding histone deacetylase family protein codes for the protein MHAYYSDHYVLPLPAGHRFPMAKYRMLRDRLAAELPALRLVEAPAASDGELALAHEPAWVNAVLDGTLSATQQREIGFPWSEAMVERSRRSVGATIAAARRALDEGVAANLAGGTHHASADKGSGYCVFNDIAVAARLMQAEWHRARRTLLRVAVIDLDVHQGNGTAAIFRDDPTVFTLSLHGEKNFPFRKEASDLDVELPDGCRDAAYLAALDGALATLWARHSDAPPGLVFYLAGADPHEGDRLGRLRLSAAGLAERDRRVFAACAERGIPVVMTMGGGYGVNIDDTVTVQLASYREALAGWSAWRARAVVTADGTAAAGLR
- a CDS encoding acyl-CoA thioesterase, with the protein product MDRMSETPPPPDRPAPRPRGDFRCFRAIATRWMDNDVYGHVNNVVYYSYFDTAVNGYLIDAGVLDIHAGPVIGLVVETQCRYFAPLAFPQPIEAGLRVASLGRSSVRYEVGLFAHGDVTSAAHGHFVHVYVDRATRRPVDLPAALRQALEALQ
- a CDS encoding delta(1)-pyrroline-2-carboxylate reductase family protein; this translates as MTGRSTAVLPVFDAEATAALLPAAPLVDAVADAMRARRAGRLAAPERGVLPLPEGGRYLVMPAADEHLALTKSLTVHPGRAAHGLPTIQGQVLVADARDGRPLMLLDAPTLTARRTAAVTALGLRVLSTAPVRSVALLGTGAQALAHARVLAELGEVRALHVVGRTTAQADAFAERLAAELGSVELTAHGHLADALRTAQAVVTLTTSLRPVLPDQQPAGLLVVGVGAFTPQMAELPPALLRARRVVVDALDGARHEAGDLIQAAVVWSGVTELVDHLDARPEGGAAPVFKTVGHAAWDLAAAHVAQRMLTTS
- a CDS encoding sodium:proton antiporter, yielding MLTVALHPRRAARWHFILLALVGCLPTVAGAAEIDGSALGVVWAVPFAGILLSIALMPLLVPAFWHHHYGKVALGWAAAFMLPFGALFGAGAAAAALVHAALAEYIPFIILLTALFTVAGGIHIRGNFHGSPGFNVVLMAIGAVLASFMGTTGASMLLIRPLIRANDNRRHAAHVVIFFIFIVSNAGGSLTPLGDPPLFLGFLKGVDFFWTVKHIFPETLFLVGALLAIFYVIDRHYYVKEGVCPVDPTPDTPGFAIEGKVNLLLLGVVVALVLMSGTWQPGIEFAVFGTPVGLPQLVRDVALVGVTLLSLKLTPRGVHDSNQFNWAPMLEVGKLFAGIFLTIAPVLAMLKAGPAGVFASIVGLVTAPDGQPIPAMYFWASGLLSSFLDNAPTYLVFFNLAGGDPQVLMTTLAPVLAAISAGAVFMGANSYIGNAPNLMVKAIAEDRGLRMPSFFGYMVWSCGILLPLFAVMTFIWFL